Proteins from one Gimesia maris genomic window:
- a CDS encoding serine hydrolase: MKDTAIYCQMLLNGGEFKGKRYLSENEFKASTTRQTPEAVKQSYGLGLAVGPDWFGHGGAHATNMEIRPADGLVTIWMVQHGGFPGKGKEAQRAFKNWARQKYGK, from the coding sequence ATGAAGGACACTGCGATTTACTGTCAGATGCTGCTTAACGGAGGAGAGTTCAAGGGCAAACGTTATTTAAGCGAAAACGAGTTTAAAGCATCGACAACGCGACAGACGCCTGAAGCAGTTAAGCAAAGCTACGGACTGGGGCTGGCAGTCGGACCAGACTGGTTTGGACATGGTGGTGCGCACGCCACGAATATGGAAATTCGACCTGCAGACGGGCTCGTTACCATCTGGATGGTGCAGCATGGTGGATTTCCCGGAAAAGGAAAAGAAGCTCAGCGTGCCTTCAAAAACTGGGCACGCCAGAAATATGGAAAGTGA
- a CDS encoding tetratricopeptide repeat protein, with protein sequence MKRQKGSLDTTIAADVEIKGTVNVTSDSSPIILLAIILACLTGWWVSTVRDAESLSLPYLRVDIAIVCFVCMLPLVILSSDWLFRVFSHHSPPLFKLVQIIFYTGAAGILIMALTSSHPNGTLSRYDAWESMILRPVLAFWLMMTLCLIEGQISKRGKTSESNSKQGFLIWGLALMTAVLVPAIYIQSRVNEIVTTVEESLGSGRLGDARRLTREVCVLAPWQKIGDLPAGDLARDLDRSCYEIERNLGFMQLEPVGSEEAAYQQARLLTILGKGEAAIRLLAPWKDQKTVSPLTCQLLGNIYQQQEQWGESERWYQKSLNAWKRLPHSEQQQAGIVSAWKGIAFAERKRGNYEEAESAYLSALSLAPTADQHYLLAQFYEDTQQTSKAREHALQAMALNADRYGKSGQKLITSLQQQHFGCLNVWRGNSL encoded by the coding sequence ATGAAACGTCAGAAAGGTTCTCTCGATACAACAATAGCTGCCGACGTCGAAATTAAAGGTACAGTGAATGTGACATCTGATAGCAGCCCGATAATTCTGCTGGCGATTATTCTAGCTTGTCTGACTGGCTGGTGGGTTTCCACAGTCCGTGACGCGGAAAGTCTGAGTCTGCCTTATCTGCGTGTCGATATTGCAATTGTCTGTTTCGTCTGCATGTTGCCACTGGTCATTCTGAGTTCTGACTGGCTGTTCCGTGTTTTCAGTCATCACAGTCCGCCTCTGTTTAAACTGGTTCAGATTATATTTTATACTGGCGCGGCAGGAATTCTGATCATGGCTTTGACCAGCAGTCATCCGAATGGCACGCTGAGCAGATACGATGCCTGGGAGTCCATGATTCTGCGACCTGTCCTGGCCTTCTGGCTGATGATGACTCTGTGTCTGATCGAAGGGCAAATCTCAAAAAGAGGAAAAACCTCTGAATCGAATTCTAAGCAGGGATTCCTGATCTGGGGGCTGGCTTTGATGACAGCGGTCCTGGTTCCAGCGATCTATATTCAATCACGGGTGAATGAAATCGTGACAACTGTTGAGGAATCACTGGGCAGTGGTCGCCTGGGGGATGCGCGACGTTTGACTCGCGAGGTCTGTGTACTGGCACCCTGGCAGAAAATTGGTGATCTACCCGCAGGTGATCTGGCTCGCGACCTGGATCGCAGCTGTTATGAAATCGAACGCAACCTCGGGTTTATGCAGCTTGAGCCCGTAGGTAGTGAAGAAGCCGCCTATCAACAGGCACGGCTATTGACCATTCTGGGAAAAGGCGAAGCAGCAATCCGACTGCTGGCTCCCTGGAAAGATCAGAAAACCGTGAGCCCACTCACCTGTCAGTTGCTGGGGAATATCTATCAGCAGCAGGAGCAGTGGGGAGAAAGTGAGCGGTGGTACCAGAAGTCCCTGAATGCCTGGAAACGATTGCCGCATTCAGAACAGCAACAGGCGGGGATTGTCTCTGCCTGGAAAGGGATTGCATTTGCTGAAAGGAAACGAGGGAACTATGAAGAAGCAGAAAGTGCGTATTTATCGGCGTTGTCACTGGCACCCACGGCTGACCAGCATTATTTGCTCGCGCAGTTTTATGAAGATACTCAACAGACAAGCAAGGCACGGGAACACGCTCTCCAGGCGATGGCATTGAATGCTGATCGCTATGGAAAATCCGGTCAAAAACTAATCACTTCATTACAGCAGCAGCACTTTGGTTGCCTGAATGTCTGGCGAGGAAACAGTCTCTGA